TTAATACTGAGATGAAAGTTTTTCCCACTAGTGCTGGGAAAATACATTCCTGTAGTATCTTGAGCAACTTGACTTTGGCTAATGGCAGACATTCTGTGCCACTCTCGTTCTTTCCCCATGCAATCTGAAGTCTGTCCAGCCAAAATTTTACATATTTTGGCTGCACAGACCAAAATCTAACTAATGCTGCATACTTTGTATGATCAGCTGGCCCTAATAAATTGTGCGTAATGCTATGTCCTGCTACTGAGTTAGGTATGTACAATTCTCTGCCTCTCTGACACATACACATGGATCACCAAAGCTTTAGGCAGAGTCATGAAAATATGTATGTCAAAACTGCTTTATCACTATATTGATCATGAAGAGTAGGCAAGACAGACCCCTCCTCTTGATACCTACTGGCTGTTAgatattgtgggagctgaaatccaaaacatttggagctccaaagttttcccatgcctgtgctagagaCCTCACATCTTTAATTTGTTAACATGTTTGTTTGTGTGGTTGGTTTTTTGTAGTGGCACTTGCACCAATGTGCATTAGCTTCCTTTCTTTCAAGTCTCTAGTCCTCAAGGCATCTGAAAATGCAGAGGCAGTATGAGATCTTACAAATGGCAGGTGAATAGTGGCACCAGCTTTGAAGAGTTGGGAACCTTGAGCTGACCATAGTTGCATTGGCTGGATATCCTTGAGAAGTATAGTTCCCAAAAGtttcttttccaagttttggtCTTGAGCAGTACATTCTTTACAGCTAATTGCCTTTTTAGTGTGAAACCAACCCAGTCACTCAGCTGTGCCTTTGTTTTGCTGAGTGTCACTTTCACTGAGGAGTCCAGAAACAGTCAATTGCAAAAGCTGTAAAAAAGCTGAGCTTGCTGGGGTCAGTCAGGTTCTGAATAACAAAGGTCAGGCTCTTTGCAAGAAGCTGAAAGCCCCATGGCAGCATGCTCTGACAAGCAGTGTCCGCTATAGTGTCGGCTTGCAGGTCTGATTAAAACAGGATATCTTCAAGAGTCTGTATTATATTACTAATGTATTTTCCGACCCTGCTCTCCAACTTTGGACTCTGCTTCAGATGTTGCAGGTAGTGCAACATCTCCAAATTCACCAACACAGGAAACAATGAAAAGCTGTGGTATGTCTTTTAACATGAAGATTCAACTATGAATAATTTAATTTCTTGACTGTATTGGCATATCTTGGATGAAACAGAGGGGACTCTGGAGGGTTGAAAAGAGAAGTCTGTCTTTCATCTGGTGTCAAAAAAGAAAGTAGGCACGGTCTCTCTAGTGTGTGAACCGTTTCTGCCTTCCTGTTTCAGATGCCGCTACGGTAGCCAAGCAAGATCTTTCTGGGCCAACTGGAGGCGCAATGGTCCCCCTGTGCTGGTGCTGCCCGTCGGCACCTGCCCCAGCTGTGGCGGCCATGAGCGGCGCGGCCACCCCTTCCTACCACTTCAAGAGTTTCTGCGGGGAGTTTGAGCGGGTGGAAAGTGCCCTGGAACGCTTGGAGGCCAGTGGATATTACTGGGGCAGCTTGTCGGGAGCTGAAGCCAAGCGGCTCTTAACCTCTCAGCTGCCTGGGGTCTTCCTGGTGCGGGACTCTTCTGACCACCACCACCTCTTTACCCTGAGCGTCCGCACCACCACGGGCATCACCAACCTGCGCATCCAGCAACAGGGCTCAGCCTTCCACCTGGAGGCCCTGCCGGGGGCTGGCCATCCTCCCGCTTTCTGCTGCGTGGTCCAGTTGGTAGAACATTACCTCTGCCTGGGGGCCGTCGATGGAGGGCCCTGCTACCTGGAGAGGGAGGGACAACTGCCCGTGCCTTTGGCCCTCACTCAGCCGCTCCGGTGCAAGGTGCCCACACTCCAGGAGTTGTGCCGCCGGGCCGTGCGAACCAGTGTGCAGGGCAGAGGGGACCTCAGGGCTCGCTTGCAAGGGCTACCGGTACCCCAGGGATTGTTGAACTCATTATGCAGCTGAAAAGGACAAAAAAGGTTATCAGAGGGGACCGACAAGGAGGCCTCTGTTAAGGCCTGGAAATGCAGGTGGAGTCTTTCCTTCCAAACATTCTCTGCACAATACAAGGACAGGACTGGCAGCCCACAGTGTATTGTTGAGGATATCCTATTGTTTTTCATAGAATAAAGCAACTGGGATATTCTGAAgccaactgttttttttttaatccagataATTGCTTTCAACTCTTATCTTGGATCTCAAATAACTCAATCCTGGGAGGTGAAACATAGAAGTGGGGTCACTCTGATACAGAAGTCTATTTCATTTAGTTCACACTTTCCTTAAGCCACAGCATGAGAaataggagccctcagtggcacagtgggttaaaacccttgtgctggcaggactgctgactggggagagcgggtgagccgcctctgtcagctccagctccccctgtggggacctcatgaaagaagcctcccacaaggatggtaaaacataaaacatccaggtgtcccctcaGCAaagtccttgcaaacagccaattctcttacaccagaagtgacttgcagtttctcaagttgctcctgacaccaaaaaaaaaaaaaaagcatgaggAATGTGTCTTTCTGTGTTTTGGGtctccattgtagccaatggttgGGGGATTATGGGAGTAACTGTTTAAGAAATCTGAAGGGCTCCTGGCCACCACTCATCAAATTCAGTTGCATCTTGGCAACTGCTGCAAAAAAAATAACCTCAGAGCAGGAACCGCAGTTATATTCCAGTGTACAGAAAAGTTGTCATTACTCACAGACAGAACTGTGTTATCAAACAGCCCCTGGCTGACTTTGGGCCAGCAACATTCAGcctgaggaaggcaagggcaaaccccctctgaacaaattccaacagtagtcagaaatggcttgagagCACACAATAACAAGTCTTTACGCAACAAAGGTATCTGATTTTCTGCACCAGGCCAAGCAATCTGGTACATAAGAGCCGCCTATTCCTTTTCTGCAGACTTACAATTCATGTTTGACCACCACGCCACCACCACTTTCCAGTCAATGCTCTCACTTGGGGTCATTCCCGTAACTTGACACTTTAAAGAATGCTGACTTGGGAAATCAGTTACAGAAAGAGTACTTTGAGGCGAAAGAAATTATGAATTCAGCTTTTATGCTGTATCCAGAGGGGTTTTTGTGcatattttttttgcaaaagcctGACATTTTCAAACACGTACCACAGAGCAGTTTAACAAATAACAAGGGAGTCACAGGCCTGTTTAGGGGCTCCCGACATCGGTACAAAATATTAATAAAGTTCTTTCTTTTCTATGTTATGCTTCCCTAACTCGGAGAAGGGTAGGCAGATTGTAAGGACAGTAGTTGCTGTGTTCCAACTCATAATCGCAGTATGCTGACTAAATGGGAGTTGCAGACTATACTATATGGAAACACACAAATTACCTGCAGCACTTTCAACCCCAACCTCCCCGCCTTCCCAGCTGAAGTACTTCATAAGGAAGCTTCCCATGATTAATTTCTCATACGATACTCAAAATGAATTGTCATATTTTTCATACTTCTAATGGAGCACATTTTAAAGCTTCCATGTCAATTAAGGGTTAAAAAGCACCTTTTTTAAGCCCATGCTTTCAAGTCCTCCCTCCCTACAGCACTAAGGAGCTTAAATCAATTGCAGTGACTAGTCTGATTTCAATCTTACTCTTGGGTTAAAGGTACCGGATTTCTTGTTGATGAGCCAGATGTCTTCCTGGAAACTACTGAGAATCCCTGCCAATTTCTCTTCAGGGCTAGGTGACCTGAGAGCTCTAAGCGGCTCAGATTCAACTCCAAGGCCAATTTCATTTCAACTGCTAGTTGCTTGTGGGGTTTCCTTAAAGTAATCATGCAAAACTGGGTGGGCAAAGTTGGTGGATATTGTGGTTTAATTCGGCACCAACCCCCAAATTTCTCCTCTTATCCCATCTGCCATCTGTTCCTGTATATGCTTCTGGGAAAGATCCCAATTTATTAATCTCTGCCAATTTCTTGTTCACCTTTATGCAGTTTTCAAAAAGAAACCTTTTATCTACTACAGAAAATGGCTGAATACAGCTGTTTGCATGCATACGTTAATTCCAGTAAAAATTTCACATGGGAttagacagcaaaacaagaagGGGAAGCGGTATCAAAGGCCCAGGGAATAATGACCCCAGAGGGCATTGGAAACTGCCTCTGTTTGGAGCCAGCAAACTAAAAAGGAAAGGCAGGGAGGGGCAGAGGGGGAAGAAAAATTCCTGAAATTGTTTGTGTTCTGGGTAAACTGGAGTTCACTACTTCCTATAGAAAGAAGCATGCCCCATTGCCCTGGTtaactacctcctctacctcgaTCACATAATTATTCTTTATCAATTTTGGAGGAATCCTGTTCCTGAGGCTTTCCTTGTTGTTTATGCAGCAACACGTGCCCCAAAATGCAAAGGTTTCATTCAGAAAATATAATGCAAGAGACATTTTGTCCATAACCATCAAATATTTCCAGCATCTTTGACAGCACAAGACTACAGtatttattcccaaatattttattgtgtGATGTTACAATAAAGTAGGCTGGATTCCCCACCAGTCTGTGTGACTAGGGCAGGATGAACCTCACAGCTTAATCCTCCTCTTCATCATCTCCACCACCAGCACCGGCCTGGCCCTTCTTGGCATTCTTCCTCTTGACACGGCCTGGTCTGCCACCACCATATGGAGAGCGGAGGGAGAAGTCGATATGCTTTTGAGAATCCAGGCGAACAATGAACGAAGGGATGTTCACCACCTGCTTTCTTACACTGAGGAAAGAATGATACAGAAGTAATGGTTACAAGACCTCATGCTGTAAGAGGTGTTCAataatggaactcactgcctcagagtgtagttgGGGGGTAGTCattttctggaggcttttaaacagcctgatggccatctgtcggggtgctttgtatgtacttttcctacatggcagggggttggattagatgacccCAGGGAAtattttccaactctgattctatgaagtaTGAATGAAACTACTCTTTTATAAACTCTTTTTATTGCAGTAAGGTTCCTGTTAAATTCAGTTAATTTTTCTGAAGACCTACTGCTCGCATCAACTGGCTATTAAAATTAATCACTGCATCATCCCACCCCAGAGCTCTTTAATTTTTCTGGATCCAATTCATAAACTTCTAGATCATTGAACAGGGGGAGATAGAAACTGCAGTAAAAATTACCAGGAAGggctcagggctagaaaatcctTATGTACAGCCTTCACCGTTCAAAAAACGCACACCTAGATTACAGACCTATTACCAAAAGCAAAGAGAATACCTATTTTCTCTGCTACAATGCAGGTCAACACTTACTTGCAGTCTTCAGGCTATCCCACTGCTCAGCAATATTAGTATGTTCTAAATACAAGGTGCAATTTAAAGCCCCATGGCTTTTTTTTACTCACAAAATGGATTATGGAATAACCAAAGCTAAGCTACAGGGGTCCAAGTTATGGAAAAATCTTATTTTAGTTTGacattttctgttatttcttGCAGAATTAAACACACAGACGAGGTAGGCAAATAGAGCGTCAATGATGGTATCTTGGTTCTTGACCCGTTCAGAAAAATCGCTTCTTGTACATTTTTTCCAGAAGTGACAATTTATTGTATAAATATATGTCACAGTAACAAAAACCAGAAGAGAACTTCTGGATGTATCTTGATCTGGAAGCATCTCTTTTGCACTCTGCTGCCCCCTGATGAAAAAAACTGGCCCCTAGACCCAATGTAATTGACCACTACTGACCTAAATTCATGCCAGCTTTAAGTAACTGGCAGGCTGCTAAGAGGGATTGCATTAGGACTTCGTATTGAGAAGGAACCAATACTAGCTGTTACCTTCACTGTTCATGTAAGCAAGACCTTCGCAAGGTGTACGGCTGAGCCGCAGTGAGCCTTGCCGAAAACTGGTAGTTTTGTTTGGAACGCGGTCTCTACTTGGGTTGAAGGGCTACAGAGTTATCCGGGATTCCAATCCAGGGAAAGGGTTGGTAATTTAAAAAGCAATACTGCTGAGAGACTGTCACACATCTCCTGGCACAGGCTACACACAAAAGACATCACAACAATTATTGCAGAGGCAACTTCACTTATGCAACCAAAAGCAACTCTCTCATCAGCTCAAACCCACAATGGCATACCGGATGTGTCTCTGGCGGATGAGCACCCGGGCATGGTGGATCGACTTGGCCAGGCCCAACTTGAAGACCTGAGTCTGAAGACGTCTTTCCAGGAAATCCTCAATTTTCAAACCCAGGATGTAATCCAGCTTCATCTTCCCCTCATCCAGCACTCCAATCCTGACCAGACGCCGCAACAAAGCATTGCCTAGGGAAAGGGGAAacacatataatcaaaataaggAATTTCGTTTACATCAAATGGAACACATTACACGTTTAACACATACATCTA
This sequence is a window from Anolis carolinensis isolate JA03-04 chromosome 6, rAnoCar3.1.pri, whole genome shotgun sequence. Protein-coding genes within it:
- the LOC100560082 gene encoding suppressor of cytokine signaling 3 isoform X1, with translation MKGYFLAQVNCLNFGYTSARKLESVRLKCALYTNGASKNAATVAKQDLSGPTGGAMVPLCWCCPSAPAPAVAAMSGAATPSYHFKSFCGEFERVESALERLEASGYYWGSLSGAEAKRLLTSQLPGVFLVRDSSDHHHLFTLSVRTTTGITNLRIQQQGSAFHLEALPGAGHPPAFCCVVQLVEHYLCLGAVDGGPCYLEREGQLPVPLALTQPLRCKVPTLQELCRRAVRTSVQGRGDLRARLQGLPVPQGLLNSLCS
- the rps9 gene encoding small ribosomal subunit protein uS4 isoform X1, which gives rise to MPVARSWVCRKTYVTPRRPFEKSRLDQELKLIGEYGLRNKREVWRVKFTLAKIRKAARELLTLDEKDQRRLFEGNALLRRLVRIGVLDEGKMKLDYILGLKIEDFLERRLQTQVFKLGLAKSIHHARVLIRQRHIRVRKQVVNIPSFIVRLDSQKHIDFSLRSPYGGGRPGRVKRKNAKKGQAGAGGGDDEEED
- the rps9 gene encoding small ribosomal subunit protein uS4 isoform X2; this encodes MPVARSWVCRKTYVTPRRPFEKSRLDQELKLIGEYGLRNKREVWRVKFTLAKIRKAARELLTLDEKDQRRLFEGNALLRRLVRIGVLDEGKMKLDYILGLKIEDFLERRLQTQVFKLGLAKSIHHARVLIRQRHIRLCQEMCDSLSAVLLFKLPTLSLDWNPG
- the LOC100560082 gene encoding suppressor of cytokine signaling 3 isoform X2, with the translated sequence MVPLCWCCPSAPAPAVAAMSGAATPSYHFKSFCGEFERVESALERLEASGYYWGSLSGAEAKRLLTSQLPGVFLVRDSSDHHHLFTLSVRTTTGITNLRIQQQGSAFHLEALPGAGHPPAFCCVVQLVEHYLCLGAVDGGPCYLEREGQLPVPLALTQPLRCKVPTLQELCRRAVRTSVQGRGDLRARLQGLPVPQGLLNSLCS